The window ACGAGCTCGTCGTGGATCTGCAGCAGCACGCGGGACCGCATGCCGGCGGCGACGAGATCGTCGTGAATGTGGAAGAGCGCGATCTTCATGATGTCGGCCGCACTGCCCTGGATGGGGGCGTTGAGGGCCGCACGTTCGGCGTTCTCGCGGAGCACTCGGTTGGGGCTCGTCAGGTCGGGGAACGGGCGGCGACGGCCGAAGATCGTCTCGGTGTAGCCGTCGACGCGAGCCTGCTCCACCGAGGATCGGAGGTAGTCGCGCACGGCGCCGAATCGCGCGAAGTACTCCATCATCAGCTGCTTCGCCTCGCTCTGCTCGATGCGCAGCTGCTTCGAGAGTCCGAACGCCGACAGGCCGTAGACGAGGCCGTACGACATCGCCTTGACCTTCGTACGCATCGGGGCGGTCACCTCCTCGGGCGTGACGCCGAAGACGCGCGCGCCGACGAACCGGTGGAGGTCCTCGCCCGAGTTGAACGCCTCGATGAGGCCGGGGTCGCCGGACAGATGCGCCATGATGCGCATCTCGATCTGCGAGTAGTCGGCGGTGAGAAGGGTCTCGTATCCCTCGCCCACTTCGAACGCGGCGCGGATGCGACGGCTCTCCTCGTTGCGGATCGGGATGTTCTGGAGGTTGGGGTCGGTGCTCGACAGGCGCCCGGTCTGGCTGCCGGTCTGCACGTACGTGGTGTGGATGCGGCCCCCGTCGTCGATCGCGACGTCGAGGGAGTCGATGATCTGCCGCAGCTTCGTCGCTTCGCGGTGCTGCAGGAGCAGATCGAGGAACGCGTGCGGGTGAGAGTCCTGCAGATCGGCGAGCACCGCGGCATCCGTCGAGTAGCCGGTCTTCGTCTTGCGGGTCTTGGGTAGCTGCAACTCCTCGAACAGCACCTCTTGGAGCTGCTTGGGAGAGCCCAGGTTCACCTCGTGGCCGATCGCCGCGTACGCCTGCTCGGCGAGCCGGTCGGCGCGCGAGCCCAGCTCGGCCGAGAACGACGACAGCTTGTCGTGCGACACGGCGACGCCCGCCAGCTCCATGGCGGCGAGCGTGCGAAGGGTGGGCAGCTCGATCGTGTCGAACACCTCCCGGACGCTGTCGGGAAGCTCGGCGGCCAGCGCTTCGGCGACGCGGAGCGTGAACCACGAGACCTGCCCCGGCGTCGCACCCTCGGTCTCGGGTACGAGCTGGGTCGGGTCGGCCTCGGGCAGCTTCTCGCCCAGGTAGCGGTCGACGAGGTCGGCGAGGGTCTTGTCGGGGAAGCTCGGGCGCCGGAGCCACCCGGCGAGGATGACGTCGAACACGAGCCCGTCGACGTCGAGACCGGCGCGCGAGAGGGCCTTCAGCTGCGGCTTGGCATCGGCGAAGACCTTCGGCGCGGAGGAGGCGAGCCAGGGCGCGATGGCCGCCGACAGCTCGGGGGTCCACTCCCCCTCGGCCGCAGCATCCGCCGTCGCGAGCCCCAGGCGCGTCGGGCGCCCGCCGGCGACGACCACGGTGACACCGACCTGTCCCTGGGCGGACTCCGCCCAGGCGGCCAGCGCCGCCGCGTCGAGCTCGGGAGAGGCGGGGGCCTCGGCGGTGGGCGCATCGGCGCTGCTCCCCGAGGACTGGTCGACCCCGGCCGCTTCGAACACGCGCGGCAGGAGGGTGCGGAACTCGAGTCGCGCGAAGATATCGCGGACGGCCTGAGCGTCGATGGGGCGAACGGCGAGATCGGCGGGAGCCAGAGGAAGCTCGACGTCGGTGAGGAGACGGTTCAGGTGCCGGTTGCGCCGAACGTCGTCGAGGTGCTCGCGCAGGTTGTTGCCCACGACCCCGGTCACCTTGTCGGCGTTCTCGAGCAGCGCGTCGAGCGAGCCGTACTGGGTCAGCCACTTCACGGCGGTCTTCTCACCGACCTTCGGGACGCCCGGGAGGTTGTCGCTCGTCTCGCCGACGAGCGCGGCGATCTCGGGGTACTGGGCCGGCGGCAGACCGTACTTCTCCACGACGGCGGACGGGTCGTAGCGCTTCAACTGCGAGACGCCCTGCACGTTCGGATAGAGCAGCGTCACGTCGTCGGTGACGAGTTGGATGGTGTCGCGGTCTCCCGAGCAGACGAGCACGTGGAAGCCGGCGGCGGCGCCCTGGGTCGCGAGGGTCGCGAGGATGTCGTCGGCCTCGAAGTCCTCTTTCTGGATGACGGGGATGCTCATCGCCGCCAGGCAGTCCTGGAGGATCGGGATCTGGCCCTTGAACTCGGCCGGTGTCTCGGAGCGGTTCGCCTTGTACTCGGTGTACTCGCGGGTGCGGAACGACTGCCGGGACGTGTCGAAGGCCACGGCCAGGTGTGTGGGCTGCTCGGCCTTGATCAGGTTCACGAGCATCGACAGGAATCCGTAGATGCCATTGGTGTGCTGCCCGTCCTTCGTCGAGAAGTTGTCGACGGGGAGGGCGTAGAACGCCCGGTAGGCCAGAGAATGGCCGTCGACGACGAGAAGAGTAGGCTTTCCGGAGTCCGTCACTCGTCAATGCTAACGAGGCCCGACGACACTCATCCGTCACCGAGCGAAGGCGATCATGACCGAGACCGTTTCCGACTCCCCCTCCGGTCTCGAATGGGTGAGGGGGCGCGGAATGGGTTCCCTCGCCGAGAAGATGGGCTTCGAGTGGGTCGAGTTCAGCGTGGAGCGCGCGGTCGCCACGATGCCCGTGGAGGGCAACACGCAGCCGGTTGGACTGCTGCACGGCGGCGCGTATGTCGTGCTCGGCGAGTCGCTGGGCTCGATGGCGGCGAACCTCTACGCCGGGCCGGGGAGGCTCGCGGTCGGCGTGGACATCAACGCGACCCACACGCGATCGGCGACCTCGGGCATCGTCACGGGGGTCTGCACGCCGATCCACCTCGGTCGCTCGATCACGGTCCACGAGATCGTCGTGACCGACGAGCAGGGCCGTCGCTGCTCGACGGTCCGCATCACGAACCACATTAAGGACGCCCCGCAGAAATGAAGAACGGATGCTGGTTCTCAGCATCCGTTCTTCGGTGAGGTTCTGATGAGGTCGCGCTACTTCTTCGGCGCGAGCTGCTCGATGATGGCTTTGGCCACGTCCTGCATCGTCAGGCGGCGGTCCATGGACGCCTTCTGGATCCAGCGGAAGGCCTCGGGCTCGGTGAGACCCATCTTCTCGTTCAGGAGACCCTTGGCGCGGTCGACGAGCTTGCGCGTCTCGAAGCGCTCGACCATGTCGGCGACCTCGGCCTCGAGCGTGATGATCTGGTCGTAACGGGCCAGGGCGATCTCGATCGCGGGGAGCAGATCGTTGGGGGTGAAGGGCTTCACCACGTAGGCGAGTGCACCCGCCTCGCTGGCGCGCTCGACGAGCTCCTTCTGGCTGAACGCCGTCAGCAGCACCACCGGGGCGATGTGGTTCTTGCTCAGACGCTCGGCAGCGCTGATGCCGTCGAGCTGCGGCATCTTCACGTCCATGATGACGAGGTCGGGGCGCAGCTCGGTGGCGAGCTGAACCGCGGTCTCCCCGTCGCCCGCCTCGCCGACGACGTCGAAGCCGTTGTCACGCAGGATCTCGACGATGTCGAGGCGGATGAGCGACTCATCCTCCGCGACCACGACACGGCGGGGGGCGGATGCCACGGGGGCGGTGCCCGGATCTAGGTCAGTCACGTATTCATCCTAAGACAGGGGGTCGGCATACCCGCCGATACCCGGGGTGGGGGGAAAGAGCCAGGAGCCGAATTCACGGACGATGGACTTCTCACTGGAGTGCCGGTGGTGGGATTCGAACCCACACGCCCTTTCGGACAGAGCATTTTGAGTGCCCCGCGTCTGCCGTTCCGCCACACCGGCGAGCACTTCAGCATCCGAACCATATCGCACGGGCGTCCGAGAACCCGGACGCCCGTGCGAGGGATCAGGCTTCGCGCTGATAGATGGGCGCCGCACCGTGGACGGCGTCGCCGATCTTGTGCACGCGCAGGTCGTTGGTCGACCCCGCGATTCCCGGAGGGGAACCGGAGATGACGATGACCTTGTCGCCGACCTTCGCGAGGTCGTTCGAGAGGAAGTAGTCGTCGACCTGGAGGAACATCATGTCGGTGTGCTCGACGTGCTCCACCAGGGTCGAACGCACGCCCCAGGTGAGGGCGAGACGACGACGGATGCCCGGCTCGGGCGTGAACGCGATCATCGGGATGGGCGAGCGCAGGCGCGACATGCGGCGCGCGGAGTCGCCCGACTCGGTGAAGATGCAGAGGTACTTGGCCTCGACGAACTCGGCGACCTCGATCGCGGCGAGCGTGATCGCCCCGCCCTGGGTGCGCGGCTTGGTCGTCAGGCGTGCGATGCGGTCGAGACCGTGCTCCTCGGTGGAGGCCACGATGCGGGCCATCGTCTCGACGACGACGACCGGGTACTGTCCGACGCTGGTCTCGCCCGAGAGCATGACCGCGTCGGCGCCGTCGAGGACGGCGTTGGCGACGTCGCTGGTCTCGGCGCGGGTGGGCACCGGGTTCGTGATCATCGACTCGAGCATCTGCGTCGCGACGATGACGGGCTTCGCCATCCGGCGGGCAAGCTCCACCGCGCGCTTCTGGACGATCGGCACCGCTTCGAGCGGCAGCTCGACGCCCAGGTCGCCGCGGGCGACCATGATGCCGTCGAACGCGTCGATGATGGCCTCGAGGTTGTCGACGGCCTGCGGCTTCTCGATCTTCGCGATGACGGGAACCGTGCGGTTCTCCTCGGCCATGATCACGTGAACGCGCTCGATGTCGGACGCGTCGCGGACGAAGGAGAGCGCGATGAGGTCGGCGCCGGTGCGCAGACCCCAGCGGAGGTCGTCCTCGTCCTTCTCGGACAGCGCGGGCACGTTGACGGCCACGCCCGGGAGGTTGATGCCCTTGTTGTTGGAGACCGGACCCCCGACGATGACCTCGGTGGTCACGGTCACGCCGTCGGTCTCGATGACCTGGACGCGCACCTTGCCGTCGTCGATCAGGAGGTAGTCGCCGGGCTTCACGTCCTGGGGCAGGCCCTTGAAGGTCGTCGAGACGATCTCCTTGGTGCCGGCGATGTCTTCGACGGTGATCTTGAAGATGTCACCGGCGGCCAGCTCGTGGGGGCCGTCGGAGAAGCGACCGAGGCGGATCTTCGGCCCCTGGAGGTCGACGAGGATCGCGACCGGCTTGCCGGCGTCGTCGGCGGCCCGACGCACGTTCGCGTAGTTGCCCTCGTGCACGGAGTAGTCGCCGTGGCTGAGGTTCAGACGGGCGACGTCGACACCCGCGTCGATGATCGCGCGAACGCTCTCATAGGTCGATGTGGCGGGTCCTAGCGTTGCGACGATCTTGGCGCGTCTCATCGGTATTTTTCTCCGAAAGATGGGGGTCGGGTGGAAGGCCTCGGCCAGCCTACGCGGGCAGAAGGCCGATCGCGACATCGGAAGGACGCACCGGAGCGGGAAGCTCGGTGGAACCCATCAGGAACCGGTCGACCTCGGCGGCCGCGGCACGCCCCTCGGCGATGGCCCACACGATGAGCGACTGTCCGCGACCCGCGTCGCCGGCGACGAAGACGCCCGGTGCCGTGGTCGCGTAGGTCGAGTCGCGCTCGACGGCTCCGCGCCCGGTGAACTGCGCGCCGAGCTGGTCTTCGAGCTGCGTGCGCTCGGGACCGGTGAAGCCCATCGCGATGAGGATGAGGTCGGCCGGGATCTCCCGCTCGGTGCCGCTCTTGGGGATGCGGCGTCCGTCGACGTACTCGGTCTCGGCCACGCGCAGCGCGCGCACCTCGCCCGAGACGTTGCCGAGGAACTCGACGGTCGATGCCAGGAACATCCGCTCGCCGCCCTCCTCGTGCGCGGAGGCCATCTCGAACAGCGTCGGCGTCATGGGCCACGGCTGCGTCTCGGGGCGCTCCTCGGGCGGCTGCTTGCCGATCGCGAGGTTCGTGACGCTGAGCGCACCCTGGCGGTGCGCGGTGCCGATGCAGTCGGCGCCGGTGTCGCCGCCGCCGATGACGACGACGTGCTTGCCCTCGGCCGAGATCTGGTGCGGCACCTGGTCGCCCGCGACGGCCTTGTTCGACTCGACGAGGTACTCCATGGCGAAGTGGACGCCGTCGAGGTCGCGACCGGGGATCGGCAGGTCGCGCGGCAGCGTGGCGCCGGTGGCGACGACGACCGCGTCGTAGCGGGCGCGCAGGGCGTCCCACGTGATGTCCTTGCCGATCTCGACGCCGGCGCGGAAGCGGGTGCCCTCGTCCTGCATCTGCCGCAGGCGTGCCTCGAGGTGGCGCTTCTCCATCTTGAAGTCGGGGATGCCGTAGCGCAGCAGGCCGCCGATGCGGTCGTCGCGCTCGTACACGGCGACGGTGTGGCCCGCGCGGGTGAGCTGCTGGGCGGCGGCGAGTCCGGCGGGGCCGGAGCCCACGACGGCCACGGTCTTACCGGTCAGACGCCCCGGGGGCTCGGGCTCGACCCAGCCGTTCGAGAACGCCTCGTCGATGATCGAGACCTCGATCTGCTTGATCGTCACGGCCGGCTGGTTGATGCCGAGCACGCACGAGCTCTCGCAGGGGGCGGGGCACAGGCGTCCGGTGAACTCGGGGAAGTTGTTGGTCGCGTGCAGGCGTTCGATCGCCGAGCGGCCCTCCCCCCGCCAGGTGAGGTCGTTCCACTCCGGGATCAGGTTGCCGAGCGGGCAGCCCTTGTGACAGAACGGGATGCCGCAGTCCATGCAGCGGCCCGCCTGACGACGGAGCACGGCGGAATCGCCGGGCTCGTAGACCTCTTTGTAGTCCATGATGCGCACGGGGATGGGGCGCCGAGCGGGCACCTCACGGTCCGTGACCTTCAGAAAACCTTTCGGGTCAGCCACCCGTCACCTCCAGAATGCGGCTCCAGACCACGTCTCCGTCGGGGTCGAGCCCCTCGTCGACGGCGGTCTGACGCGTCTGCAGCACCGCGGCGTAGTCGCGCGGCACCACACGGACGAAGTTGGCGAGCTCTGCCTCGAAGTCGTCGAGGAGCTGGCCCGCGAGGGTCGAACCCGTTTCGGCACGGTGCTGCTCGAGCAGGTCGCGCAGCATCTCGGCGTCGCCGGAACCGAGCGCACCGAGTTCGAGCTCGCCCGAGGTGAGGGCCTCGCGGTTCACGAGGGCCTCGTCGAGCTTGTAGATGTAGGCCGTTCCGCCCGACATGCCCGCCCCGAGGTTGCGACCGGTCGCGCCGAGGATCACGGCGAGACCGCCCGTCATGTATTCGAGCGCGTGGTCGCCCACGCCCTCGACGACGGCGGTGGCGCCGGAGTTGCGGACGAAGAACCGCTCCCCCACCACGCCATTCAGGAACATCCACCCCTGCGTCGCGCCGTACCCGATGACGTTGCCGGCGATGACGTTCTCGGATGCGGCGAAGACCGAGTCGCGCGGCGGCCGGATCACGATCTGCCCGCCCGAGAGTCCCTTGCCGACGTAGTCGTTCGAGTCGCCTTCGAGGCGGAGCGTGATGCCGGAGGGCATGAACGCTCCGAACGACTGGCCCGCCGAACCGGTGAGGCGCACCTCGATGGATCCGGGAGGCAGCCCGTTCTCGCCGTGCGCGCGCGTGACGCGGTGGCCGAGCATGGTTCCGACGGCGCGCTCGGTGTTGCGGATCGGCAGGTCGATCTCGATGTGCCCGCCGTGGGCGATCACGTCCTGCGCGCGCTCGATGAGCTGCACGTCGAAGTGCTCCTCCAGCTCGTGGTTCTGCTCCCGGCCGTGACGGCGGGGAACGTCGTCCGCGAAGCGGGGGCCTTCGAGGATCGGCGCGAGGTCGAGACCGCTCGCCTTCCAGTGGTCGAGGGCGCCGTCGACGTCGAGGAGCTCGGCGTGGCCGATGGCCTCGTCGAGCGAGCGGAAGCCGAGCTCGGCGAGGTACTCGCGCACCTCCTCGGCGATGAACTCCATGAAGTTCACGACGAACTCCGGCTTGCCGGTGAAACGCGATCGCAGAACGGGGTTCTGCGTGGCGACCCCGACCGGGCAGGTGTCGAGGTGGCAGACGCGCATCATGATGCAGCCCGAGACGACGAGCGGTGCGGTCGCGAATCCGAACTCCTCGGCACCGAGCAGGGCGCCGACGATCACGTCACGACCGGTCTTCAGCTGACCGTCGACCTGCACGACCACCCGGTCGCGCATGCCGTTGAGCATCAGCGTCTGCTGCGTCTCGGCCAGACCCAGCTCCCACGGGGTGCCCGCGTGCTTCAGCGAGTTCAGCGGGCTCGCGCCCGTGCCGCCGTCCTGTCCGGAGACGAGGATCACGTCGCTGAGCGCCTTGGCGACGCCGGCCGCGACCGCGCCGATGCCCGACTGGCTGACGAGCTTCGTGTGGATGCGCGCCTCGGGGTTCGCCCGCTTCAGGTCGAAGATGAGCTGCTTGAGGTCTTCGATCGAGTAGATGTCGTGGTGCGGCGGCGGGGAGATGAGTCCGACGCCGGCGGTGGCGTGGCGCGTGCGCGCCACCCACGGGTAGACCTTCGTCGGGGGCAGCTGGCCGCCCTCGCCGGGCTTCGCGCCCTGGGCGAGCTTGATCTGGATGTCCTCGGCCTGCGTCAGGTAGAGGCTCGTCACGCCGAAGCGACCCGAGGCGACCTGCTTGATGGCGCTACGACGCACCGGGTCGAGCAGGCGGTCGACGTCTTCGCCGCCCTCTCCGGTGTTCGACTTCGCGCCGATGCTGTTCATCGCGACAGCGAGGGTCTCGTGCGCTTCCTGGGAGATCGAGCCGTAGCTCATCGCTCCGGTGGAGAAGCGCTTCACGATCGCCGAGACCGGCTCGACCTGGTCGAGGGGCACCGGTGGCCGCACCCCATGACGGAGGCCGAACATGCCGCGGAGCGTCTTGAGCTCCTGCGCCTGGTCGTCGATGAGCTTCGTGTACTCGCGGAAGATGTCGTAGCGCCGCTCGCGGGTGGCGTGCTGCAGACGGAAGACGGTGTCGGGGTTGAACAGGTGCGGTTCCGCGTCGCGCCGCCACTGGTACTCGCCACCGGTCCACAGTCGCTCGTGAGCGCGCACCGCGGCGTCCTCGGGGTACGCATAGGCGTGGCGCGCGGCGTTCTCCGCCGCGATGACGTCGATGCCGATGCCGCCGAGCTTCGTCTCGGTGCCCGTGAAGTAGGCGTCGACGAGCTCCTGCGAGAGACCGATGGCCTCGAAGACCTGGGCTCCCGCGTAGGAGGACACGGTCGAGATGCCCATCTTCGACATGATCTTCAGCACGCCCTTGCCGAGGCCGTAGATCAGGTTCTTGACGGCCTTCTGCGGGGTGACGTCGGTGATGCGTCCGGCGCGCACGAGGTACTCGACGGTCTCCATCGCCAGGTACGGGTTGACCGCGGAGGCGCCGTAGCCGATGAGGGTCGCGACGTGGTGCACCTCGCGGACGTCGCCCGCCTCCACGACGAGTCCCACCTTCATGCGGGTCTCGTTGCGGATGAGGTGGTGGTGCACGGCCGCGAGCATGAGCAGCGACGGGATCGGCGCGAGGTCCTTGTTCGAGTCGCGGTCGCTGAGCACGATGAACTCGGCGCCGTCCTCGATCGCGTGGTCGACCTCGCGGCACATCTGCGTGAGCCGCTTCTGCATGCCTTTGTGGCCGGCCTCGACGCGGTAGAGACCGCGGATCGTCACCGACGAGCGCCCGGGGAGGGCGGTGTCGATGTGCTGGATCTTCGCGAGCTCGTCGTTGTCGATCACGGGGAAGTCGAGCGTCACGGTGCGGGTGTGGTCGGCGCCCCACTGCAGCAGGTTGCGCTCGGGGCCGAGCCCGAGGGCGAGCGAGGTCACGACCTCTTCGCGGATCGAGTCCAGCGGCGGGTTCGTGACCTGCGCGAACTGCTGGGTGAAGTAGTCGAAGAGGAGGCGGGGGCGCTCGCTGAGCACGGCGACCGGAGTGTCGCTGCCCATCGCGCCGAGCGGTTCGGCGCCCTTCTGGCCCATCGGGGTCAGGAGGATGCGCACCTCCTCCTCGGTGTAGCCGAAGGTGCGCTGGCGGCGGGTGATCGACGCGATCGGGTGCACGATGTGCTCGCGCTCGGGCAGCTCGGACAGGCGCACGCGACCGGCGTCGAGCCATTCCTGCCACGGCTCCTGCGCGGCGAGCTCCGCCTTGATCTCCGAGTCGTCGACGATGCGGCCCTGGGCGGTGTCGACGAGGAACATGCGCCCGGGACGCAGGCGGCCGCGGCTCTTGATGCGCTCGGGCGCGAAGTCGAGCACACCCGTCTCGCTGCCGATCACGACCAGTCCGTCGGTCGTCTCGGTCCAGCGACCGGGGCGGAGGCCGTTGCGGTCGAGCGTCGCCCCGACGAGCGTGCCGTCGGTGAAGATGAGGGCGGCCGGGCCGTCCCAGGGCTCCATCTGCATGGAGTGGTAGTCGTAGAAGGCGCGCAGATCGGGCGCGATGGTCGCCTGCTTCTCGTATGCCTCGGGGACCATCATCATGACCGCGTGCGGGAGGCTGCGCCCGGTGAGGGTGAGCAGCTCCAGCACCTCGTCGAACGAGGCGGAGTCGCTCGCGCCGTCGGTGCAGATGGGCAGCAGCGGCCGGATGTCGCCGAGCAGTTCCGACTCGAGCTGCGACTGGCGCGCACGCATCCAGTTGCGGTTGCCCTTGACGGTGTTGATCTCACCGTTGTGGGCCAGCATTCGCAGCGGCTGAGCGAGCGGCCACGACGGGAAGGTGTTGGTCGAGTACCGGGAGTGGACGACGGCGAGCTCCGACACGAACCGCTCGTCCTGGAGGTCGGGGTAGAACGGCTCGAGCTGCAGCGTCGTGACCATGCCCTTGTAGCCGAGCGTGCGGCTGGACAGCGACACGAAGTAGGCGTTGAGCTCGATGGTCGCGCGCTTGCGCAGCCGGTAGACGCGGCGATCGAGGTCGATACCCGACAGCGCCGCGGCGTCGCCGACGGCCGGGCGGGACACGAACAGCTGCTCGAAGGCCGGGCGTGCCTCGAAGGCCAGCTTTCCGAGATGCTCGTCGTCGGTGGGCACCTCGCGCCAGCCGAGCACGACGAGGTTCTCTGCCGCCGCGAGCCGTTCGATCCCCGCCTTCATGTCGGCGCGGGCCTCGCTCTCGAGCGGCAGGAAGATCATTCCTGCCGCGTACTCCCCCATCGGAGGCAGGTCGAAGTCGACGACGGCGCGCAGGAACGCGTCCGGCATCTGCGTCAGGATGCCCGCACCGTCGCCGGTGCCGGCGTCGGAGCCGATGGCGCCGCGGTGTTCGAGATTGCGCAGCGCCGTCAGCGCCAGCTCGACGATGTCGTGGCCGGCTTCGCCGCGGAGGGTCGCCACCATGGCCAGACCGCACGCGTCTTTCTCGAAGGCCGGGTTGTACATCCCCTGCTTAGCGGGGAACGCGCCGCCGACGGCGGCGACGGAACGAGGGCTCGAAGGCATACCTGCCGTCCTCACGTTGATTCTCAGGATGGGACGACGTCGGCCCTGGAAGGATTTATTTCGTGACGGAGGTGCTTGTGGCGCTGCCGACGGGTGATGTTGTCGCGGGCGGCTCGCTCACGTCGACGAAGTCGTGGGGTTCAGGCGATTGTACAGCCCCCGCACCCTTGGCTTCGCGACCCGGCATGTACGGAGACGGTTCATAGCCGGGGTGACGGCGCTTCTGCACGATCATGATGACCAGGCCGACCACGACGCCGAGGAGGGCCGCCGCGACGTTCGTGCGGAGGCCGAGGATGATCTCGCTGGGGTCGATGCGGATGGTCTCCCAGATGGCGCGTCCGGTGCCGTACCAGATCAGGTACAGGCCGAAGGTGCGTCCCCACTGCAGCCGGAAGGCGCGCGCGGCGAGGATGATCACGGCCGCACCGAGCAGGTTCCAGAGAACCTCGTAGAGGAATGTCGGGTGGAACAGCGTGTCGGGCTGGAGCCCGGGCGGGAAGGCGGGGTTGTCGCTGTCGATCTCGAGACCCCAGGGCAGGTCGGTCGGCAGTCCGAACAGCTCCTGGTTGAACCAGTTGCCGAAACGGCCGAGCGCCTGGGCGATGATGAGGCCGGGGGCCAGTGCGTCGGCGAACGTCCAGAACCGGATGCCGGTCCAGCGGCAGCCGAGGTAGGCGCCGACGGCGCCCCCGATGAGCGCACCGAAGATGGCGATGCCGCCCTCCCAGATCGCCCAGACGGAGCCCGGCATGAACGGATTCCACGTGTTGATGCCTTCGCCGAAGTAATCGCCGGGGTGCGTGAGCACGTGGTAGATCCGCGCGCCGACGATGCCGAGGGGCACGGCCAGCAGGCAGATGTCGATCACGACCCAGGGCTCGGCACCGCGCTTCGTGAGGCGGTAGTTCGTCAACAGCACCGCGGCCACGATCCCCGCGATGATGCAGAGGGCGTAGAAGTGGATCGGCACGGGTCCGATGAAGAACCGGTTGATCTCCGGACTCGGGATGCTGGCGAGCACGCTGATAGGCGCGCTCGTAGGAACGAACGTCATGAGCAGAAGTCTAGAGTCGATCCGCGGTGCCCGCAGACAGGGCCTGCGCGGTCTCGGCGAGACCCTCGACCCCGCCGTCGCGCAGCGCGCGGACGAGCGCGGTGCCGACGATCGCGCCGTCGGCGTACTCGAGCACACCCTCGATCTGGTCGGCCGTCGAGATCCCGATGCCGACGCAGGCGCGCTCGGCGCCGTGTTCGCGCAGGCGTGCCACGAGGGTGCGCGCAGCGGCGTCCAGCTCGGTGCGCTCCCCGGTGATGCCCATGGTCGAGACCGTGTACACGAAACCGGTCGAGGATCGCGCGATGAGTTCGAGGCGCTCCTCGGTCGAGGTCGGTGCGGCCAGGAACACCCGGTCGAGCCCGGTGCGCTCGCTCGCCGCGATCCACTCCCCGGCGACGTCCGGCGTGATGTCGGGGGTGATGAGCCCCGCGCCCCCGGCGGCCAGGAGATCGTCGGCGAACCGGTCGACCCCGTACTGCAGAACGGGGTTCCAGTAGGTCATCACGAGCACCGGCACCTCGACGCGACGGGTGACCTCGCGGATGACCGTGAACAGGTCGCTCAGGCGGAAGCCGGCGGCCAGCGCCACCTGGGTGGCCTCCTGGATGATCGGACCGTCCATCACGGGGTCGCTGTAGGGCGGGCCGATCTCGAGGATGTCGGCGCCGTTCTCGGCGAGGGCCACCGCGGCGTCGATGCTGGTCTGGATGTCGGGGAAGCCGGCCGGCAGGTAGGCGACGAACGCGCCGCGCCCGGCGGCGTGGGCGGCGTCGATCGCCGCAGCGACACGGGAGGTCACAGTTCGATCCCCTCTCCCTTGGCGTCGTCCTCTGCCTCGGGCACGACGACGGGCGCGTTCTCGGCGTCGTACAGCTCGAAGTAGCGGGCGGCGGTGTCCATGTCCTTATCGCCGCGGCCGGAGAGGCAGACGGCGATCACCGCGTCCGAGCCGAGCTCGCGGCCCACGCGCAGGGCGCCCGCGAGGGCGTGCGCCGACTCGATGGCAGGGATGATGCCCTCGGTCTTGGAGAGCAGGCGCAGCGCCTGCATCGCCTCGTCGTCGGTCGCGGGGATGTATTCCGCGCGCCCGATCGACGACAACCAGGCGTGCTCCGGGCCGACTCCCGGATAGTCGAGACCGGCCGAGATCGAGTGCGACTCGACGGTCTGGCCGTCCTCGTCCTGCAGGACGAACGTCTTCGCGCCGTGCAGGACGCCCGGGCGGCCGCGTTCGATGGATGCGGCGTGGCGGGGCGTGTCGACCCCGTCGCCGGCGGCTTCCACGCCGTAGAGGCGGACCGCGTCGTCGTCGAGGAAGGCGTCGAACATGCCGATCGCGTTCGAGCCGCCGCCGACGCAGGCGAAGACCGCGTCGGGAAGGCGGCCGAGCTCGTCGAGGAACTGCGCGCGCGCCTCCTCGCCGATGACCTTCTGGAAG is drawn from Microbacterium hatanonis and contains these coding sequences:
- the polA gene encoding DNA polymerase I; its protein translation is MTDSGKPTLLVVDGHSLAYRAFYALPVDNFSTKDGQHTNGIYGFLSMLVNLIKAEQPTHLAVAFDTSRQSFRTREYTEYKANRSETPAEFKGQIPILQDCLAAMSIPVIQKEDFEADDILATLATQGAAAGFHVLVCSGDRDTIQLVTDDVTLLYPNVQGVSQLKRYDPSAVVEKYGLPPAQYPEIAALVGETSDNLPGVPKVGEKTAVKWLTQYGSLDALLENADKVTGVVGNNLREHLDDVRRNRHLNRLLTDVELPLAPADLAVRPIDAQAVRDIFARLEFRTLLPRVFEAAGVDQSSGSSADAPTAEAPASPELDAAALAAWAESAQGQVGVTVVVAGGRPTRLGLATADAAAEGEWTPELSAAIAPWLASSAPKVFADAKPQLKALSRAGLDVDGLVFDVILAGWLRRPSFPDKTLADLVDRYLGEKLPEADPTQLVPETEGATPGQVSWFTLRVAEALAAELPDSVREVFDTIELPTLRTLAAMELAGVAVSHDKLSSFSAELGSRADRLAEQAYAAIGHEVNLGSPKQLQEVLFEELQLPKTRKTKTGYSTDAAVLADLQDSHPHAFLDLLLQHREATKLRQIIDSLDVAIDDGGRIHTTYVQTGSQTGRLSSTDPNLQNIPIRNEESRRIRAAFEVGEGYETLLTADYSQIEMRIMAHLSGDPGLIEAFNSGEDLHRFVGARVFGVTPEEVTAPMRTKVKAMSYGLVYGLSAFGLSKQLRIEQSEAKQLMMEYFARFGAVRDYLRSSVEQARVDGYTETIFGRRRPFPDLTSPNRVLRENAERAALNAPIQGSAADIMKIALFHIHDDLVAAGMRSRVLLQIHDELVVEVAAGEWQQTEEIVRARMGDAATLSVPLDVQIGRGGDWDEAGH
- a CDS encoding hotdog fold thioesterase, which produces MTETVSDSPSGLEWVRGRGMGSLAEKMGFEWVEFSVERAVATMPVEGNTQPVGLLHGGAYVVLGESLGSMAANLYAGPGRLAVGVDINATHTRSATSGIVTGVCTPIHLGRSITVHEIVVTDEQGRRCSTVRITNHIKDAPQK
- a CDS encoding ANTAR domain-containing response regulator, whose product is MTDLDPGTAPVASAPRRVVVAEDESLIRLDIVEILRDNGFDVVGEAGDGETAVQLATELRPDLVIMDVKMPQLDGISAAERLSKNHIAPVVLLTAFSQKELVERASEAGALAYVVKPFTPNDLLPAIEIALARYDQIITLEAEVADMVERFETRKLVDRAKGLLNEKMGLTEPEAFRWIQKASMDRRLTMQDVAKAIIEQLAPKK
- the pyk gene encoding pyruvate kinase, which gives rise to MRRAKIVATLGPATSTYESVRAIIDAGVDVARLNLSHGDYSVHEGNYANVRRAADDAGKPVAILVDLQGPKIRLGRFSDGPHELAAGDIFKITVEDIAGTKEIVSTTFKGLPQDVKPGDYLLIDDGKVRVQVIETDGVTVTTEVIVGGPVSNNKGINLPGVAVNVPALSEKDEDDLRWGLRTGADLIALSFVRDASDIERVHVIMAEENRTVPVIAKIEKPQAVDNLEAIIDAFDGIMVARGDLGVELPLEAVPIVQKRAVELARRMAKPVIVATQMLESMITNPVPTRAETSDVANAVLDGADAVMLSGETSVGQYPVVVVETMARIVASTEEHGLDRIARLTTKPRTQGGAITLAAIEVAEFVEAKYLCIFTESGDSARRMSRLRSPIPMIAFTPEPGIRRRLALTWGVRSTLVEHVEHTDMMFLQVDDYFLSNDLAKVGDKVIVISGSPPGIAGSTNDLRVHKIGDAVHGAAPIYQREA